A stretch of DNA from Synergistaceae bacterium DZ-S4:
GAAGGGCTTCGTACACCATGACTTTCCACCATTATGACGAAGTGCCCAAGAGCGTAGCTGAAGAACTTCTGAAAATATAGCAAATACAAAAGATCATCAATCGATCAGGAAATATCTAAAGGAGGCAAGACAGAAATGGCAAAGGAGAAATTTGTAAGAAACAAGCCGCACCTCAACATAGGAACGATAGGCCATATCGACCACGGTAAGACGACCCTTACAGCGGCGATCACAAAGACGCTTGCGA
This window harbors:
- a CDS encoding GTP-binding protein; amino-acid sequence: MAKEKFVRNKPHLNIGTIGHIDHGKTTLTAAITKTLA